The Lysobacter capsici genome has a segment encoding these proteins:
- a CDS encoding AraC family transcriptional regulator, whose protein sequence is MRQSSDQDKARPDVALMSPNLLWGLLETADRIGAPSDDWFAGTGLSRAQVSDPGVRLPDRPTAVVVERALKVLPPTIGLDLGRDQHVGNFGLLGLAMTTAATFGEALQIGLRFTPVVGSLMRFVESASESGTLALAGQMTLAYPSIHRFVAEEFFSSCLALARGLVGTTLRPLRIEFSYPAPAYREHYDEVFDCPVAFEQPQDRLVLDANWLAVPLPTHNPIASRQVLALCEAQMPDAAVPGEVTAAVERLLRAQLPQDPKLAGIAAQLHVSERTLRRQLTNEGTSFHDIHDRLRIDRAYALLRERNLTIASVGAAIGYKDPRDFRRAFKRLTGQTPRALREHLLAEMAGERR, encoded by the coding sequence ATGCGTCAGTCATCCGATCAGGACAAGGCCCGGCCCGACGTCGCATTGATGTCGCCGAACCTGCTGTGGGGTCTGCTCGAGACCGCGGACCGGATCGGCGCGCCCAGCGACGACTGGTTCGCCGGCACCGGCCTGAGCCGCGCGCAGGTCAGCGACCCCGGCGTGCGCCTGCCCGACCGGCCGACCGCGGTGGTGGTCGAGCGCGCCTTGAAGGTGCTGCCGCCGACCATCGGCCTGGACCTCGGCCGCGACCAGCACGTCGGCAATTTCGGCCTGCTCGGATTGGCGATGACGACCGCGGCGACCTTCGGCGAAGCGCTGCAGATCGGCCTGCGCTTCACCCCGGTGGTCGGCAGCCTGATGCGTTTCGTCGAAAGCGCCTCGGAGAGCGGCACCCTGGCCCTGGCCGGGCAGATGACCCTGGCCTATCCGAGCATCCACCGTTTCGTCGCCGAGGAATTCTTCAGCAGTTGCCTGGCGCTCGCGCGCGGCCTGGTCGGCACCACCTTGCGGCCGCTGCGGATCGAATTCAGCTATCCGGCGCCGGCGTATCGCGAGCATTACGACGAGGTGTTCGACTGCCCGGTCGCGTTCGAACAACCGCAGGACCGGCTGGTGCTGGACGCCAACTGGCTGGCGGTGCCGCTGCCGACCCACAACCCGATCGCCTCGCGCCAGGTGCTGGCCCTGTGCGAGGCGCAGATGCCCGACGCCGCGGTGCCCGGCGAGGTCACCGCCGCGGTCGAGCGCCTGCTGCGCGCGCAACTGCCGCAGGACCCGAAGCTGGCCGGCATCGCCGCGCAACTGCACGTCAGCGAACGCACCCTGCGCCGCCAGCTGACCAACGAAGGCACCAGCTTCCACGACATCCACGACCGCCTGCGCATCGACCGCGCCTACGCCCTGCTGCGCGAACGCAACCTGACCATCGCCAGCGTCGGCGCGGCGATCGGCTACAAGGACCCGCGCGATTTCCGCCGCGCGTTCAAGCGCCTGACCGGACAGACGCCGCGCGCGCTGCGCGAGCACCTGCTCGCCGAAATGGCCGGCGAGCGCAGATAG
- a CDS encoding parallel beta-helix domain-containing protein, whose translation MNQPIRASVLALAVAALTAACGPEQAQHTPTAQVAAGDAGFADTFRTRLLDAKDGDVIEVPAGRYTFDRSLTLRVDGVTIRGAGPDKSVLSFKGQKAGAEGLLVNASRFTLENIAIEDSKGDGLKVNEGEHITIRNVRVEWTGGPSTKNGAYGLYPVKTRNVLIENSVAIGASDAGIYVGQSRDVIVRNSRAEFNVAGIEIENTVNADVYDNVATNNTGGILVFNMPALSQQGGAIRVFKNKVFKNNTANFGAKGTPVSSVPAGSGMVVNSNDDVEIFDNDISDNATTNIIVSSVYSTGYKDDKAAKDFDPYPERISIYGNRLSGGGDSPDGLDLKALKTAIYGLSGHFPDVLWDGYANKDRKEGPQICIRDVSGVVNADGPGGYKNPSQDTKPYACELPKLPAIDLKRG comes from the coding sequence ATGAACCAGCCCATTCGCGCGTCCGTCCTCGCCCTGGCCGTGGCCGCGCTGACCGCCGCCTGCGGCCCCGAACAAGCCCAGCACACGCCGACCGCGCAGGTCGCCGCCGGCGATGCGGGTTTCGCCGACACCTTCCGCACCCGCCTGCTCGACGCCAAGGACGGCGACGTGATCGAGGTCCCGGCCGGCCGCTACACCTTCGACCGCAGCCTGACCCTGCGCGTGGACGGGGTGACCATCCGCGGCGCCGGTCCGGACAAGTCGGTGCTCAGCTTCAAGGGCCAGAAGGCCGGCGCCGAGGGCCTGCTGGTCAACGCCAGCCGTTTCACCCTGGAAAACATCGCGATCGAGGACAGCAAGGGCGACGGGCTGAAGGTCAACGAAGGCGAGCACATCACCATCCGCAACGTGCGGGTGGAATGGACCGGCGGGCCGAGCACCAAGAACGGCGCCTACGGCCTGTATCCGGTCAAGACCCGCAACGTGCTGATCGAGAATTCGGTCGCGATCGGCGCCTCCGACGCCGGCATCTACGTCGGCCAGTCGCGCGACGTGATCGTGCGCAACAGCCGCGCCGAGTTCAACGTCGCCGGCATCGAGATCGAAAACACCGTCAACGCCGACGTGTACGACAACGTCGCCACCAACAATACCGGCGGCATCCTGGTGTTCAACATGCCGGCGTTGTCGCAGCAGGGCGGCGCGATCCGGGTGTTCAAGAACAAGGTGTTCAAGAACAACACCGCCAACTTCGGCGCCAAGGGCACGCCGGTGTCGAGCGTGCCGGCCGGCAGCGGCATGGTGGTGAATTCCAACGACGACGTGGAAATCTTCGACAACGACATCAGCGACAACGCCACCACCAACATCATCGTCTCCAGCGTCTATTCCACCGGTTACAAGGACGACAAGGCGGCCAAGGATTTCGATCCGTATCCCGAGCGCATCTCGATCTACGGCAATCGCCTGTCCGGCGGCGGCGATTCGCCCGATGGTCTGGACTTGAAGGCGCTCAAGACCGCGATCTACGGCCTGAGCGGGCACTTCCCCGACGTGCTGTGGGACGGCTACGCCAATAAGGATCGCAAGGAAGGCCCGCAGATCTGCATCCGCGATGTGTCCGGCGTGGTCAACGCCGACGGCCCCGGCGGCTACAAGAACCCGAGCCAGGACACCAAGCCCTACGCGTGCGAACTGCCGAAGTTGCCGGCGATCGACCTCAAGCGCGGTTGA